One Microplitis demolitor isolate Queensland-Clemson2020A chromosome 2, iyMicDemo2.1a, whole genome shotgun sequence DNA segment encodes these proteins:
- the LOC103568471 gene encoding carboxylic ester hydrolase: MKTAILLCLVPLGLATLDVDKTPDGPRFETPAGGIRGFYDYSQNGRKYMAFEGIPYARPPLGDLRFRPPQKMRPWTGDIVAIKTGPPCTQYIHTPIDAKERIVGSEDCLYLNVYKPVTELTKKMPVIIWIHGGAFQWHMEAKDGQFTRPDYLMDRDVILVTFSYRVGPLGFMSTGDEHISGNMGLKDQNMAIRWVKENIEGMGGDSENISLFGLSAGGVSVHYHYLTPLSRGLFKRGLSFSGNALNCWAITEGAPEKAKKVAMTVGCPTTNTEEMVKCLKTRPYRQIARTDMDFMPFEFNPMTPFGPVVEKSTAESPFITKIPADIISSGEAYDVPWITGVVPEEGLYPGADFCADPVLLKELDARWDTLAPFILDFNYTIPLSKHSEVARRIRHHYIGDKPIDKSTAMSLVHMIGDRLYVVGGVKAAKLMAKANKSPVRYYYFTYHGADSLSYSMTRTNEDWGVAHGDDPYYIVGSPFMDPTTTGEDRAMQRELLDFWVSYATTGTPDVGLDWTPVDAAHEKLVYLHIKGPGSREMDKDGNFGYIKLWSSIDFNEDKVDGKKIEY; encoded by the exons ATGAAGACTGCTATTCTATTGTGTTTAGTGCCGCTGGGATTGGCGACTTTGGACGTCGACAAGACCCCAGATGGACCAAGATTCGAAACTCCAGCGGGAGGAATCCGAGGTTTCTACGACTACTCCCAGAATGGACGAAAGTACATGGCCTTTGAAGGTATTCCATACGCAAGACCGCCACTTGGAGATCTCCGATTCAGA CCACCTCAAAAAATGAGACCATGGACTGGAGATATAGTAGCTATCAAAACCGGACCACCTTGCACGCAGTATATTCACACACCAATTGATGCTAAGGAGAGAATCGTTGGTTCAGAAGATTGTTTGTACCTGAATGTTTACAAGCCTGTAACTGagttaactaaaaaaatgccaGTTATTATTTGGATTCACGGTGGAGCTTTTCAATGGCATATGGAAGCCAAAGATGGCCAATTCACAAGACCTGACTATCTTATGGACCGAGATGTTATTTTAGTTACATTCAGCTACCGTGTTGGTCCTCTTG gTTTCATGAGCACTGGAGATGAACACATTTCCGGAAACATGGGTCTTAAAGATCAAAACATGGCCATCCGCTGGGTTAAAGAAAATATCGAAGGTATGGGTGGTGATTCTGAAAATATTTCTCTCTTCGGATTGAGTGCTGGTGGAGTGAGTGTGCACTACCATTACTTAACGCCTTTGAGTAGAGGACTATTCAAAC GAGGATTGTCCTTCAGTGGAAATGCATTGAACTGCTGGGCTATCACCGAAGGAGCTCCTGAGAAAGCAAAGAAAGTCGCGATGACAGTTGGATGCCCAACTACAAACACAGAAGAGATGGTGAAATGTCTTAAGACTCGCCCATACCGCCAGATAGCACGTACAGACATGGACTTTATGCCTTTCGAGTTCAATCCAATGACTCCGTTTGGTCCAGTAGTTGAAAAATCAACAGCCGAGTCACCATTCATTACTAAAATCCCAGCTGATATTATCAGCAGTGGCGAAGCTTATGACGTTCCATGGATCACTGGTGTCGTTCCTGAAGAAGGACTTTACCCTGGTGCCG ATTTCTGTGCTGACCCAGTACTCTTGAAAGAATTAGATGCCAGATGGGACACCTTAGCACCCTTCATCCTAGACTTCAACTACACAATTCCTCTTTCCAAGCACTCAGAAGTTGCCCGTAGAATCAGACATCACTACATAGGTGACAAACCAATTGACAAAAGCACTGCTATGTCTCTCGTCCACATGATCGGTGATCGTCTGTACGTTGTGGGAGGTGTTAAAGCTGCCAAACTGATGGCTAAAGCCAACAAGAGTCCTGTTCGTTACTACTACTTCACCTACCACGGAGCTGACAGTTTAAGTTATTCTATGACCAGAACAAACGAAGACTGGG GTGTTGCACACGGTGATGATCCTTACTACATTGTTGGATCTCCATTCATGGACCCAACTACAACTGGCGAAGATCGTGCAATGCAGAGAGAACTCTTGGACTTCTGGGTATCCTACGCCACCACTGG aacTCCTGATGTTGGACTCGACTGGACACCTGTTGATGCAGCTCATGAAAAATTGGTCTACCTCCATATCAAAGGACCAGGTAGTCGTGAAATGGACAAAGATGGTAACTTTGGATACATTAAACTCTGGTCTAGTATTGACTTCAACGAAGACAAAGTTGatgggaaaaaaattgaatattaa